In a single window of the bacterium genome:
- a CDS encoding heavy-metal-associated domain-containing protein, whose amino-acid sequence MTTVVLTVPGISCEHCERTIREALTPVKGIQRLDVNITAKQVRVTYDETQVATEKMKEILRQEGYPVAS is encoded by the coding sequence ATGACCACCGTTGTTCTGACGGTGCCCGGCATCTCATGCGAGCACTGCGAGCGGACCATCCGCGAGGCCCTGACCCCGGTCAAGGGGATCCAGCGCCTCGACGTGAACATCACGGCGAAGCAGGTGCGCGTCACCTACGACGAAACCCAGGTCGCGACCGAGAAGATGAAGGAGATTCTCCGGCAGGAAGGGTACCCGGTCGCATCTTGA
- a CDS encoding PPOX class F420-dependent oxidoreductase, which translates to MAATIPEPVKTFLEKPNFAVLATQSRSGRVQATPVWFVRAGGEILINTSAGRTKLRNMEANPQVTLAIVDRENPYQYVQIQGRVVKFDKDNGAKGIDRLSQRYMGKPYAYSGGDNPKNRVSIHIAPERVDAHNL; encoded by the coding sequence ATGGCTGCGACGATCCCGGAGCCCGTCAAGACGTTTCTCGAGAAGCCAAATTTCGCTGTCCTCGCCACCCAATCTCGTTCGGGTCGCGTGCAGGCGACGCCCGTGTGGTTCGTGCGTGCCGGCGGCGAGATCCTGATCAACACCAGCGCCGGCCGGACAAAGCTGCGGAACATGGAAGCCAACCCCCAGGTCACCCTGGCGATTGTCGATCGCGAGAACCCGTACCAGTACGTTCAGATCCAGGGTCGGGTTGTGAAGTTCGATAAGGATAACGGCGCGAAAGGCATCGACCGGCTCTCGCAGCGATACATGGGGAAGCCCTATGCGTATTCGGGCGGCGATAACCCGAAGAATCGGGTCAGCATCCACATCGCCCCCGAACGGGTCGACGCACACAACCTCTAG
- a CDS encoding peroxiredoxin has product MARTDNLYELPPDLPMPIDDGACDHLPGARLPAVSLASTSGRAVNLGALPELTVIYCYPRTGRPDVEIPTGWNEIPGARGCTPQACAFRDHYQELRHLGAQVFGLSTQTTDDQREAVERLHLPMELLSDTELRFARALRLPTFEVESMVLIKRLTLVALHGRIIKLFYPVFPPDKNAEDVIAWIQQQPPR; this is encoded by the coding sequence ATGGCGAGAACAGACAACCTGTACGAACTTCCACCGGACCTGCCTATGCCGATCGACGATGGAGCCTGCGATCATCTGCCGGGCGCACGCCTGCCCGCGGTGTCCTTGGCGTCCACGTCCGGCCGAGCGGTGAACCTCGGGGCGCTCCCCGAGCTGACGGTCATCTACTGCTACCCGCGCACCGGCCGGCCCGACGTCGAGATCCCAACAGGCTGGAATGAGATCCCCGGGGCGCGAGGCTGCACCCCCCAGGCGTGTGCCTTCCGAGATCATTATCAGGAACTGCGGCACCTGGGCGCGCAGGTGTTTGGCCTCAGCACGCAGACCACCGATGACCAGCGCGAGGCGGTCGAACGCCTTCACCTGCCCATGGAGCTGCTCAGCGACACTGAGTTGCGGTTTGCGCGTGCGCTCCGGTTGCCCACCTTTGAAGTGGAGTCGATGGTCCTCATCAAGCGGCTCACGTTGGTGGCTCTGCACGGGCGGATCATCAAACTCTTCTATCCGGTGTTCCCCCCTGATAAGAACGCCGAGGACGTGATTGCCTGGATCCAGCAGCAGCCACCGCGTTAG
- a CDS encoding cupin domain-containing protein: protein MKRVQTGGMRSFFRIVAGTERSQAAVMVLEAGQSTGGDDNVHPDSDQWLYVVSGSGAAVVEGRRVELDAGALLLIEAGEAHEIVNSGAESLVTVNVYAPSVY from the coding sequence ATGAAACGCGTTCAGACCGGCGGGATGCGGTCGTTCTTCCGGATCGTGGCCGGGACCGAGCGATCGCAGGCGGCGGTGATGGTGCTAGAGGCGGGCCAGTCGACCGGCGGAGATGACAACGTCCATCCCGATTCGGACCAATGGCTGTATGTCGTGTCCGGCTCGGGGGCCGCGGTGGTCGAGGGTCGTCGCGTCGAGCTGGACGCCGGTGCGCTGCTCTTGATCGAGGCCGGCGAGGCCCACGAAATCGTAAACAGCGGGGCGGAGTCGCTCGTGACGGTGAACGTCTACGCCCCGTCGGTCTACTGA
- a CDS encoding molybdopterin-dependent oxidoreductase produces MADHAAIERIHGYCGFCIARCGTVATVEDGRFTRLDPDPSHPTGQAICAKGRAAPEIVYHRERLTYPLRRTRPKGDPDPGWERIGWDQALNLTAAAMREVAERHGPHAVAFTVSSPSTTAIADSSGYIRRLANAFGTPNANITLDICGWGRAFATRYTYGVASVGASSGGAMPDIENSGVLILWGYNPSFTRLTHATAVVAALRRGMRLIVIDPRHVGLAGKADLWLRVRPGTDGALALGLANVMLERGWYDRDFIRSWSNGSHLVRADTGRVLTERDLNPSGDGGRVLSWDSVAARPVPYDTTAGRYEGDGTNLALDGEYGVVTPRGEVLCHPAFELYRRLCRRYTPETVEAICWIPRAQVEEAARLIWHARPVSYYAWSGHEQHANVTQTARAMSLLYALTGSFDRPGGNVLFAAPPAAPIDGQELPSARHMAPTVGLAERPLGPARWGYVTTRDLYRAILEGNPYPVRVVIGFGANMVLAHAGGRQGREALKALPFYAHADLFMNPTAELADVVLPVASAFEREALKIGFDVSQEAQSLIQLRPAVVPPPGEARADTDIIFDLAGRLGLAAQFWNGDIDAAYRHQLAPTGVTLEQLRAAPRGVRVPLQPRHAKYAEPDANGVPRGFATPSRKIELYSQTFLDHGYTPLPDFSEPPVGPVARPDLAARFPLILTSAKPSLFCQTQHRALSSLRRRARHPEVELHPAAAQVRGIANGDWVSIETPEGSVRARARLNADLDPRVVVGEHGWWQGCAELGAPGYDPFSPMGANFNLLIGTDALDPVSGTAPHRSYLCQIRPVAQGTVPGPPSP; encoded by the coding sequence ATGGCGGATCACGCCGCTATTGAGCGCATCCACGGCTATTGCGGCTTCTGCATCGCCCGCTGCGGCACCGTGGCGACGGTGGAAGATGGTCGCTTCACGCGGCTGGACCCCGACCCATCGCACCCGACCGGCCAGGCGATCTGCGCCAAGGGGCGGGCGGCTCCGGAAATCGTGTACCACCGGGAGAGACTCACCTACCCGCTCCGCCGGACCCGCCCGAAGGGCGACCCCGACCCCGGCTGGGAACGGATCGGCTGGGACCAGGCGCTGAACCTGACCGCCGCCGCGATGCGCGAGGTCGCCGAACGGCATGGACCGCACGCGGTCGCCTTTACCGTCTCTTCCCCCTCCACGACCGCGATCGCGGATTCCAGCGGCTACATCCGGCGGCTGGCGAACGCCTTCGGCACCCCAAACGCGAACATCACCCTCGACATCTGCGGGTGGGGGCGCGCCTTCGCCACGCGCTACACATATGGCGTCGCCAGCGTCGGCGCCTCCTCCGGGGGCGCCATGCCGGATATCGAGAACAGCGGCGTGCTGATCCTGTGGGGCTACAACCCCAGCTTCACCCGCCTCACCCACGCGACCGCCGTTGTCGCAGCGCTCCGGCGCGGCATGCGGCTGATCGTCATCGACCCGCGCCATGTCGGCCTTGCCGGCAAAGCCGATCTTTGGCTCAGGGTGCGGCCCGGCACCGACGGCGCGCTGGCGCTCGGCCTCGCCAATGTGATGCTCGAGCGCGGCTGGTACGACCGCGACTTCATCCGCAGTTGGAGCAACGGGTCGCACCTGGTACGCGCCGACACAGGCCGCGTGCTGACCGAGCGCGACCTCAATCCGAGCGGTGATGGGGGCCGCGTCCTCTCCTGGGACAGCGTGGCGGCGCGGCCGGTGCCGTATGACACCACCGCGGGGCGGTACGAGGGCGACGGCACCAATCTCGCGCTGGACGGCGAATACGGTGTCGTCACGCCGCGGGGCGAGGTCCTCTGCCACCCCGCCTTCGAGCTGTATAGACGGCTCTGCAGGCGCTACACGCCGGAGACCGTCGAAGCGATCTGCTGGATTCCGCGCGCCCAGGTCGAGGAAGCCGCACGGCTGATCTGGCACGCGCGCCCGGTGTCCTATTACGCGTGGAGCGGCCACGAGCAGCACGCCAACGTCACGCAGACGGCGCGCGCCATGTCGCTGCTGTATGCCCTCACCGGCTCTTTCGACCGGCCCGGCGGCAATGTGCTGTTCGCGGCGCCGCCGGCCGCGCCGATCGACGGCCAGGAGCTGCCGTCGGCGCGCCATATGGCCCCGACAGTGGGCCTCGCCGAGCGCCCGCTCGGGCCGGCGCGGTGGGGCTACGTGACCACCCGCGATCTCTACCGGGCCATTCTGGAGGGGAACCCCTACCCGGTCCGCGTCGTGATCGGCTTCGGCGCCAACATGGTGCTGGCCCATGCCGGCGGCAGGCAAGGGCGCGAGGCCCTCAAGGCGTTGCCATTCTACGCGCATGCCGATCTGTTCATGAACCCGACTGCCGAGCTGGCCGATGTGGTGCTGCCGGTCGCCTCGGCTTTTGAGCGCGAGGCGTTGAAGATCGGCTTCGATGTCAGCCAGGAGGCGCAGTCACTGATTCAGCTCCGTCCGGCGGTCGTGCCGCCGCCCGGCGAAGCGCGCGCGGATACCGACATCATCTTCGATCTCGCGGGCCGGCTTGGACTTGCGGCGCAGTTCTGGAATGGCGACATCGATGCCGCGTACCGCCATCAGCTGGCCCCGACCGGCGTGACGTTGGAGCAGCTGCGCGCCGCCCCCCGCGGCGTGCGGGTGCCGCTACAACCCCGCCACGCCAAATATGCCGAGCCGGACGCGAACGGCGTGCCCCGCGGCTTCGCAACACCTTCGCGCAAGATCGAACTCTACTCGCAAACTTTTCTCGATCACGGCTACACGCCGCTGCCGGATTTTTCTGAGCCGCCTGTCGGCCCCGTGGCGCGGCCCGATCTGGCTGCGCGTTTTCCGCTGATCCTGACGAGCGCGAAACCGTCGCTATTCTGCCAGACCCAGCACCGCGCGCTGTCGAGTCTGCGGAGGCGCGCCCGGCATCCCGAGGTGGAGCTGCATCCCGCGGCGGCGCAGGTACGCGGGATCGCCAACGGGGACTGGGTGTCGATCGAGACGCCGGAGGGCAGCGTACGCGCCCGCGCCCGGCTCAACGCGGACCTCGATCCCCGTGTGGTGGTCGGCGAGCATGGCTGGTGGCAGGGCTGTGCCGAACTCGGCGCGCCCGGCTACGATCCCTTCAGCCCGATGGGCGCCAACTTCAACCTGCTCATCGGCACAGACGCGCTCGACCCAGTCAGCGGCACCGCGCCGCATCGCTCCTACCTGTGCCAGATTCGACCCGTCGCGCAAGGAACGGTGCCGGGACCCCCAAGCCCGTAA
- a CDS encoding M20 family metallopeptidase, producing MPSFRSSVDRHLEAFLSDLRTFVELESPTVDKAACDRAGRHLAEWYREYARAEITWHRQERWGDHFEARIGEGARKILLLGHFDTVWPVGTVQRLPCRIDGDRLTGPGSFDMKYGDLQALWGLRLALEAGVAKDKTFTFFGNSEEEVGSPTSRPIIERLARASECVFVLEPSVGAEGAIKLWRKGVGMYHLDVEGVASHAGADPEKGRSAVLELARQVVDLHTLNDPARGTTVNVGVVRGGTRSNVVAAHAEAEIDLRVRTAEEARRADEGIRNRPTFIRGTSTRITGGLNRPPMEETEASRRLYILAKRIAADEGFDLPASGTGGGSDGNFTAALGVPTLDGLGAVGDGGHAEHEHVVVSTIAPRLAWFTRLLAEV from the coding sequence TTGCCCAGCTTTCGCTCCTCGGTTGACCGGCATCTGGAGGCGTTCCTGTCCGACCTGCGGACTTTTGTCGAGCTCGAATCGCCCACCGTGGACAAGGCCGCGTGCGACCGCGCGGGCCGGCATCTCGCGGAATGGTACCGTGAGTACGCGCGAGCGGAGATCACGTGGCACCGCCAGGAGCGATGGGGGGATCACTTTGAGGCCAGGATCGGGGAGGGCGCCCGCAAGATCCTGCTGCTGGGTCACTTCGACACGGTCTGGCCGGTCGGGACGGTCCAGCGGCTGCCGTGCCGGATCGATGGCGACCGGTTGACCGGCCCCGGATCGTTCGACATGAAGTACGGGGACCTCCAGGCGCTCTGGGGACTGCGGCTCGCCCTCGAGGCGGGCGTCGCCAAGGATAAGACGTTCACGTTTTTCGGCAACTCCGAAGAGGAGGTGGGAAGCCCCACGTCCCGTCCAATCATCGAGCGGCTGGCGCGCGCGTCGGAGTGCGTCTTCGTGCTCGAGCCATCCGTGGGCGCCGAAGGCGCGATCAAACTCTGGCGGAAAGGGGTGGGGATGTATCACCTCGATGTGGAGGGGGTCGCGAGCCACGCCGGAGCCGATCCGGAGAAAGGGCGAAGCGCCGTCCTCGAGCTGGCCCGCCAGGTCGTCGACCTGCACACGCTGAACGATCCGGCCCGCGGAACGACGGTGAACGTCGGCGTGGTCCGCGGGGGCACGCGCTCGAACGTCGTCGCGGCCCACGCTGAGGCGGAGATCGATCTCCGGGTCCGCACCGCGGAGGAGGCACGCCGGGCCGACGAGGGGATCCGCAACCGCCCCACCTTCATCCGCGGGACCTCGACCCGGATTACCGGGGGCCTGAACCGGCCGCCCATGGAGGAGACCGAGGCGTCACGCCGACTCTACATTCTGGCCAAGCGTATCGCGGCGGACGAGGGGTTCGATCTCCCTGCGAGCGGAACCGGCGGCGGCAGCGATGGCAACTTTACCGCGGCGCTCGGGGTACCCACGCTCGACGGGCTCGGCGCGGTCGGGGACGGCGGCCACGCCGAGCACGAACACGTCGTGGTCTCCACGATCGCCCCCCGCCTGGCCTGGTTTACGCGGTTGCTGGCGGAGGTGTGA
- a CDS encoding 2-dehydropantoate 2-reductase: protein MHFTVIGAGAIGGTIGAHLARAGHGVLMVDTVEEHVNAIERSGLTIEGNRTFQVRVPAVTVAGLADALGGRPPEAVLLAVKAMHTIGALEPIVPLLGTDSFVVSMQNGLNETVIAKRIGAEKTVGAFVNFGADYLGPGRIMYGGAGALYLGELDGRLSPRLQQLGVILKDAFLEHTTLTQNIWGYLWGKLGYASMLFATAVVDETMAEVLADPRCRSLLANLAAEVVEVADGEGVQSEGFDGYDPNAMRFATPRDWDGIQRSLDRLVAFNRHSLKQKSGIWRDLAVRRRRTEVDVQLGAVVDVGRRAGVRAPLNEQLVAVIHDLEDGRREMRRGNLDELRRLDEELYH, encoded by the coding sequence ATGCACTTCACGGTCATTGGCGCGGGCGCCATCGGGGGAACGATAGGGGCGCACCTCGCCCGTGCCGGGCACGGCGTCCTGATGGTGGACACCGTCGAAGAGCACGTGAACGCGATCGAACGGTCGGGGCTGACGATCGAGGGGAACCGCACGTTCCAAGTCCGTGTCCCGGCCGTCACGGTCGCGGGGCTGGCAGATGCGCTCGGCGGCCGTCCGCCCGAGGCGGTATTGCTGGCGGTCAAAGCGATGCACACCATAGGCGCCCTCGAGCCCATCGTCCCCCTCCTCGGGACCGACAGCTTCGTTGTGTCGATGCAGAATGGGCTCAACGAGACGGTGATCGCCAAGCGGATCGGTGCGGAGAAGACGGTAGGGGCGTTCGTGAATTTCGGGGCGGACTACCTCGGGCCGGGCCGCATCATGTACGGCGGGGCGGGAGCGCTCTACCTGGGTGAACTGGATGGGCGCCTGAGCCCGCGGCTCCAGCAGTTGGGGGTGATCCTCAAGGACGCGTTTCTCGAGCACACCACGCTGACACAAAACATCTGGGGCTACCTCTGGGGAAAGCTGGGATACGCATCGATGCTGTTCGCGACGGCCGTCGTGGACGAGACGATGGCGGAGGTGCTCGCCGATCCTCGCTGCCGGTCCCTGCTGGCCAACCTGGCCGCTGAGGTGGTCGAGGTCGCCGACGGGGAAGGGGTCCAGAGCGAAGGATTCGATGGATACGATCCTAATGCCATGCGGTTCGCCACGCCTCGGGACTGGGATGGGATCCAGCGCAGCCTCGATCGCCTCGTAGCATTCAACCGTCACTCGCTCAAGCAGAAGAGCGGCATCTGGCGCGATCTGGCCGTCCGGCGCCGGCGGACGGAGGTCGACGTGCAGCTCGGCGCCGTGGTCGATGTGGGCCGCCGGGCCGGAGTCCGCGCGCCGCTGAACGAGCAGCTGGTGGCGGTGATCCACGACCTCGAGGACGGGCGCCGTGAGATGCGCCGCGGGAACCTCGACGAACTGCGCCGGCTCGACGAGGAATTGTACCACTGA